In Penaeus vannamei isolate JL-2024 chromosome 24, ASM4276789v1, whole genome shotgun sequence, the genomic stretch cctcctcttcctcctcctcctcctcctcctcctcctcctcttctttcacaaCACCCCTTCTGCTGATTCCATTttaaaaacagaaaacgggaagttaATTCAATCAACCATCAAATACCATGACTGCCATTTCTCTAAGGATCAGCGGGTGATTCGCGACAGCCTCAAATAGCATATGATAACCAAAAAATGATAGGATACACTCATGGATACATCGAGATGTTATTTTACCTCAtgcgagaagggaaggagagagagagagagaaagaaagagtgtgggaagatacatacatacatacataaatatatatatatatatacatatatatatatatatatatatatatatatatatatgtatatatatatgtatatatatatatatatatatatatatatctatatacacacgcacacacacacacgcacacgcacacgcacacacatacacatatacacacaaatatataaatatatatatatatatatatatatatatatatatatatatatatatatgtatgtatatatatgtatatatatatatatatatatacatatatacatatacacacacgcacacacacacacgcacacgcacacgcacactcacgcacacgcacacacacacacacacacacacacacatatatatacatatttatatatatatacaaatatatttaattacacatatctatctatctatctatctatctatctatctatctatctatctatctgtatatatatatatatttatataagtgcaaacatatatatacatatatatatatatatatatatatatatatatatatatatatatatatatatatatatgtatatatatatgtatatatatacatatttatatatatacatatatatatataattatacatctctctctctctctctctctctctctctctctctctctctctctctctctctctctctctctctctctatatatatacatatatatatatacatatatacacatatatccatatatatatgtatatatatatatatatatatacacacacacacacgcacacgcacacgcacactcacgcacacgcacacacacacacacacacacacacatatatatacatatttatatatatatacatatatatttaattacacatatctatctatctatctatctatctgtatatatatatttatattagtgcaaacatatatatatatatatatatatatatatatatttatatatataaatgcaaacatataaatatatatatatatatatatatatatatatatatatatatatatatatatatatatatatatatatatatatctatatatatatatatatatatatatatatatgtatgtatgtatacatacatatatatacaaatatatatatatatgtatgtatatatatatatatatgtatatatatatgtatatatatatatatatacacaaatatatatgtatgtatatatatatatacacaaatatatatatgtatatatacatatatatatacaaatatatatatatacatacatatatatatatatatatatatatatatatatatatatatatatacacattcccacatgtatgtgtatgtaaataagagaaagaaaggaagagaaaggaaggaagagagagagagagagagagagagagagagagagagagagagagagagagagagagagagagagagagagagagagagagagagagagagagagagagagagagagagagagagagagagagagagagagagagagagagagagagagagagagagagagagagagagagagagagagagagagagacagacagagacagagacagagacagagagagagagaggcagaggttgACAGCctgacacacacagaaaggcagccagacagagagacagtgagagaccgaaacagaaacagacagacagtgacagagagagaatgatcgaTGAACAGAGGATCGCAAAGACAGATGCACAACGCACATTCCCTTTCGTAAATAATGGAATTCTATTATACAGTAGCATTCCGCAAGGAAATACACCGCCATCCCCTTTTCACCATATGTAGATTGcacttagaaaagaaagaaaagaaaagaaaagaaagaaatgaaaaaaaggaaaaaagaaaaaaagaaaagaaaaaaagaaaaagagagagagagagagacagacatagagagagagagagagagagagagagagagagagagaaatatatataattatatatatatatatatatataattatatatatatgtatgtatgtatgtatatgtatgtatatatatgtatatatatatatacacacacacacacacacacacacacacacacacacacacacacacacacacacacacacacacacacacacatatatatatatatatatatatatatatatatatatatatataaatatatatatatatatatatatatatatatatatatatatatatatataaatatatatatatatatatatatatatacatacatatacatataaacaccccATACAAAACTGACGGTGAGCAATCACCGGAACAGACTCTCGTGAATCAGCATCACCAGCCGTCAGCAGGAGTAGCTTTGGCTCCTCTTCGTCAGGTGTCTGTTCAGGATGCCCGACTGCACGGAGGCCAGGCGGGCGACCTTcgctccattgttattattatttattgttatattaattaAGTTATCTAataagccacactgaaaaaatgagatttataccaccaaaggtgtcagtgcaggtcaagatacagctaagaaagaataataaaaataagtcagctaattacgtaagaaaaacaagttagctgacgttttaaacttatcaagagtcgaagaagtttcagtctctgaaggcaatctattccagtctacaaatagcagaaaaaaacatctagaaaatATGTATACTCTTGCGTGTATGCGTCTGCGCGTTTGGACACACTGTCCATAtatacgctccccccccccccacccacatacacacacacaaatgccatGTTCATATTCGTGTGTGCAGTAGGCATAcaagcagatatacatatatatacatgcgttcgTTTTTACACAAGTATCAGTTAAAACAggtatttttcatattctttcattaaATTGTCTACccgtttatttatttacccatttTTATTACAATGGCTATTTTCATGATTGGTAAGTAACGCATTTAAACTACCGCTTGAGACACTAAGCcagtgatagtgaaaataacgTACCAGGAATTATTGCCAAACGCTGGTTACACTGTGGTTGCAGTACCTCCATTAACTTCACCGTATTAATGATAGGGAGGATAAAATTACGAGGTTTAGAACAACGATCGCTTTCTGGCAATTGTGCCAAGGAGACGCGTGCTGGCAGGAGTCAGCTGAGCTCTCAATGGCGAGTGATTGCGTTTTGTAATTTTTAATCGCTTCGGTTTACCGCCGAAGGTCAGAGTCGCCGAGCGATATATTTGAATGCGTGGGATATTGTTGGcttcttcctgtgtgtgtgtgtgtgtgtgtgtgtgtgtgtgtgtgtgtgtgtgtgtgtgtgtgttcgttatgTATAGTGACGTGTGtatgaacaaatgatgaacagTGAATACAAATAAAATTTCAGGTGAACGCGTACAGTTGCAGACCTGGACCTGCTTGTTCTACTTGTGCTTTTGGAGAATGACTGCAGCTGCTTGAGTCTACTGTCAAGGCCGCACACATTGATCTGCCTCAACATTCAAAGAGCATAGCCCACAATGAGGATGTTTCGTGGTCTCAGTCCGTCATGTGGCAAGAATTCGGTCCGTGACTTCTCAAATTCCTCCTAGTCAAGCTAaacacgtctgtctgtctctttcgacACGCCATAatgttccttcttttcccttcctcgtctctctcgttTCTTATTTGTTTCCGATTCTTGTTTCTTCTATTTCCATCTCGAAttctgttgttctttctttcctccggTCCTATTTTACCTTTCCGGATTTATTTCCTTCGTGTCAAAATCTATTCTATTTcttccatacacacgcacacacaaacacacacacacacacacacacacacacacacacacacacacacacacacacacacatatatatatatatatatatatatatatatatatatatatatatatatatatgtatgtatgtatctcctcttcattttctactttttctctcttccttatccaccttttcccttcctttatatttccctccttctccttcgagTTATTCCCTTTCTTATTAGTCCCTCCCTTTGTCATCGAGCTTTTCCCTCCGtctacctcaaccctccttcATCACCaattcttttattcctttatatttgCCTCCTTCATCAACcaaccttctcctttcctttatgtctccctcctatcttctatCCCTGTTATAATGTCTCCCCTTCTTAATCTCTATCTTCCCTCCACTCACCAATCCTTCAGTAGGATCTCGCCCACAACACGAATTCCACCCacgccttccccatcccttccttcagGCTACGACTACTTCCGGTCCTCATGGCTATAAATAGACTCTATAGAATAGGCCGTTTCCCATGAGGGAGTTGTTTCCTGCTGACCCACGCGAGCCAGTCGTAGCGTCGAGTCACGGACAAAAGCCGAGTCGTGAGTCGTGAGGCTTCGAAACCTTCCTCGCCGAAGCAAACACGTATCGCATTGTCTGGGCGTTCGAGACAGATTTCGAAACATGTTTGATACGTGATTCGATCGTTGGTTGTGTCGGATGTTCTTATTCTGACAATGCGAGAAGCTAAACAGGCTTTTGGGGCTGACGATACAATTTAAATGGTGAAGATGAGgatatgatgctgataatggaaataattatggtaataatgattatgacgataaatattataatgatactactactattactactgataatgatataaataattaaaataatgaaagtatgacgatagtaatgacaataacaatgataatagcaatgataatgatgatacagtaatagcaataatgataatgataatagtgatgctaataaggataatattatcatcaattattaacaataatgataatgataaccataatgataatattgattatgataattataataataataattatgattatagtaatgataataataaatattaacagtgataacaataacaatcgtagcaataatgataataatcataatataaaacaataatattagcagtaaaaaacaataataatgataataatgactataattatattaatgataagaatgaaagcggtaataatgatgataacaataactaattactatagaatcaataataatagcgatgataaaaatgataaagataatagtaatgataataataataatgataatgataataataacaataataatgataataacaataacaatgattatgctattaatagtaataacaataataataatgataataataacaataataatattagtaatgatgataatcatcgttataacaataatgatgataataaaatattgattataataataatgatgacaatcaaaacaacaatagtagtattcgataatagtaacaataataataataatgatgatagtaaaaacaatagtgataataacaataatgatgataattttaatgagagtaatggcgatagtaataatgatgatgataacagtaatgataataacagtcatagtaataatgaaaatatcaataacgataatgatagtaatatgagtaagagtgataaggataacaacaacgatgataaaagtaataataatgataatgatgaagatgatactgatcataagagaaatgatgatgttcataataataatatgtaataatgaagaacaacaataatgataatagtaataatacttattatcatcatcattatcattattattatcattatcattattatcatcattgttattacaattattattactaatattaccatcattattatcattacccttatcatcattgtccttatgtcattattattattattattatcattatcatcattattattattattatcattatcattattattattatcattcttattatccttatcatcatcatcaatattgttgttgttatcataacttttatttctatcattattattatcattacaatggtgatactgataatgatggtgataatagtaatagttatagcaatgataataacaataatgataatagtggtagtaataatgacaataataatattattaattattataataatgattttgacaatGTAGTAATAATGCTGCCactgatagtaaaaattataataaagataataatgatgatgacgataataatgataataataataataataataataataataataataataataatagtaataataataatgataatgataataataatgataataataataataataatgataatgataataataatgataataataataataatgataatgataataataatgataataataataataataataataataataataataataataataataataataatggtaatgatgataataatgataatagtaacaataataataatagtaataatgataatgataatggtaatgataatgatgatagtgattataacagcaataatagcagcaatatatatatatatatatatatatatatatatatatatatatatatatatagatatagatatatatatatatatatatatatatatatatatatatatatacttatgtatgtgtttatatatatatatatatatatatatatatatatatatatatatatagatgaatatatatatatatatatatatatatatatatatatatatatatatatatatatatatatatatatatatatacatatatatatagatacatatatatatatatatacatatatatagacatatatatatatatatatatatatatatatatatacacacacatgcatatatatgtttatatatctatctatctgtctatatatatatatatatatatatatatatatatatatatatatatatatatatatatatatatacatatatatatatatatatatatatatatatatatatgtatatatatatatttataaagatatatatatatatgtatatatatatatatatatatatatgtatatatatacaaatatacatacatatatatatatatatatatatatatatatatatatatatatatatatacacatatatatatatatatgtatatatgcgagtatctatctatctatgtatatattcaaaatattccGAGGTACGATGAGGATGCCTTTACTGCGCCTCCAGTGAGTAAAGGAAGCTCACTACTCTGCGCGGCAGCCTAGACATTCTCTTCATTAattaaatcaattaattaattaaacatTCTTTATTAGCAGTTGTGGCAAAAGTCTCTTGTCTTAAGAGTATTTCGTGCATCTTTCCAGACTCCTCCTCCACATTCTGCACCATATGTATAAACACTGATATTAGGAATGTTGatgaaatctatatataataaagcCATGTTTTACCAAATGTCTTCATTAATAgcattttttcccccaaattgCAAATGCGATTTAATGGTCAGAGTAACAACTTGTCATGTAGGGGTAGACTGTTTTTGTTGATCAACCTCTTATAAAAGTttcgatgatgaatatgatgatgataataataagagtgatgatgataatggtaatgataataataatgatactgataatgataatggtgatggtagtgataatgataatgatactgatgatgataatgatgatgaggatgataataatagtaatgatactgatactgataatgatgatgataatgacagcaataataatgataatgataatggtaatgacaaggatagcaataatgatagtggaaaaagcaatagtaatgataatgatgatgataatataaataagtatCCACATaaacattatttctatcatacatTATCACTCTTCCCGTCATAGATTTGGCTATTATGGATATTACACCGTCATTGCTACTGCTGTCATATGGGTATTATCCTAACACCAAGGTTTgacataatgattgtcattatggtTGACATGATTGCCAGTTTCAATTTCCTGATTATCATAACGAGAACATTATTTTCTGAGTTAGATTTTTTCACATGATTTCGTCCATAATGGCTCATGTCTTCTGTATATTATATGAGACGGATATGTAAATTATTGTTCCTCTATCCAGAATATGTTATTTTTAGACTGAAAATTATAAAACCTTAAAATatgaatgattctctctctctctctctttctttcttttttttacagaagaTTTAATCGCAAGAAGATTAGATATCAAAGTAATAACAGTCATTCTTTCAAGAACTTAAAAACTCTTTCCTTCTCATGAAAACATATAgaatgaataacgataataaacaatacaatatgaataaaattgatagcaatgataaacaaCAGTCTTCCTGTCCATAAAAGAATTATCTAGATCGGTAACCATTTCCCGAACACAAAACataactatttttctttcatgTAATATCTTTTATACAACAAAATCAAGGATGATCAAGCCATACCACAAATAATTCGTGGACATTGGCAGCTTTATAATCACGCTCCCTGGACCCATTCGGAGTCAAGGTCGGGGTCTTTCCTCGCTTGCTTTGTGGCGGGACTCCTTTTcagttgtttacatatatacatatatacatacatacatacatatatatatatgtatataaatatatatacatatgcatatatacgtatgatcatacacacacacacacacacacacacacacacacacacacacacacacacacacacacacacacacatatatatatatatatatatatatatatatatatatatatatatatgtatatatatatatatatatatatatatcaaatatacatatgtatgtaattgtatatatgtgtatatatatatttatatatatatacatatatacatacacacacacacacattatatatatatatatatatatatatatatatatatatatatatatatatatatatatatatatatatatatatatataaactatatgtattacatatatatgtatatatatgtgtgtttgtatatatacatacatacatacatacatacatacatacatacatatatatatatatatatatatatatatatatatatatatatatatatatatatatatatgcgtgcgtgtgagagagagagaaagaatgtgtgtgtattcatatgtatgtatatatatatatatatatatatatatatatatatatatatatatatatatatatatatatacacacacacacacatgtatatatgtatacatacatacatacatatatatacatacatacatacatatatatatatatatatatatatatatatatatatatatacatatacatacacacactttaggCCTGTTGAAAAAATCGGCGAGGAAGCCACGCCCCCTGAAGGCCACGTCAGACTCCATATATAAGGAGGCTTCGCAAGCAATCCGCAGAGACGACCCGTCCTCAGTGAGCCTCCGACAGGACCAGCCATGAAGTTCGCGGTAAGTGATGTAGACAGAATATTCATATAAGCAGAATATACTttcgtaaatacacacatgtgcacacacagacaaacaaatatatacacatgtgtatatatacagatacacatatatacacacacatacatgtatatataattgtataaatatacgtataaaaacgtatatttatattatatataatatgtatatatctatatatataaatgtatatacttcatgtatatatagatatataaatttatatatatatatatatatatatacatatatatatatatatatatatatatatatagatagatagatagatagatagatagatatagatcgatcgatagctagagatgtatatataaagtatatatatctatatatacacagacggtGATAGCTTGGGTTACGTTTATGTAttatgttcctctttctctctttgcacacacatatactctcatATGTATCCGTATAtcgatataaacatgtatatatacatatatatagacatgtatgttttgttttgactTAGAATTTGCAGAATCATAACAAAATCAAACATCCACTTTGATAACCCAAACTCTTCATTTATTACAGGTAGCTGCGTTGGTGTGTTTGGCAGCGGCTGTGGTTGCGCACGCCGATCCCGAACCACACAAGTACCACCACTACCCCTACcaccgctattatcatcatccccatcatattGAACCACTGAAAGGCGATGGAGTGGCCAAGCATCCTGGTGGCGgcacctccttcgtggctcctcagGTTCACGGCCTTGGAAAACGCTCAGCTGACCCTGAACCAGCAGCTGATCCTGAACCAGTAGCTGACCCTGATCCCTCCAAGAGCTATAGTTACAAGGTAGTCCATCATGGCTATCCCCACTACGGCTACCACCATGGCTATCGCTACCCCTACTATGGCTACCGTTACAGCCATCACTATGGCTACCCTTACACCTACCACAAGCACCACAAGAGATCAGCCGATCCTGAGCCCGAAGCTGAACCTCACTACAGATATTACGGACACCCTCACTACTACAAAGGATATTATCACGGTTATCCTTACACCTATCCTTACTACGCCGGTTACCGCTACCGCtacaggggataaggaaggggtcaGGCATGGAGTACGACAGGCCTTGTGGCGATGGTCCTTCACCAGATGTGTCTGATAGTCCGGTTTGCTCACGCCGGTTTTTCAGGCACAGGCAGGGTGGTGATCACGTTTCGAAGACAAAACTGAGGGAATATCTCTGCAAAATTGGTATTTGGAATCATTAGTGTGAAGATTAAAGATGAGAATAGAAAAGCATAAATTTCTTTGTCCTACAAAATTCCTTCGTTCTTTTGGAAAATATAAAATCGTATGATAAAatctaattagatatatataccctTATGAATATCTGCTGATCTGTTTCTAGTTCTGAGATTTACTCAAATTAACTTTAGATTTATCTACAAACAAATTCGAGTTTTGCTATATTTCCTATATTGTGACAAATCAAATCCTAGAGAAAATACTTCAGGACCTGAAGCCCTGATCTAACACATAACAGGAACATTTTCTTGAACGAGTGGAACATTTCTGATAATCATGAAACAAACTATTATGCAACTTGTTATATTTTTCATGCATACGTCTGGGATAAGAGCTATGAGTCTAAATACCGCCTGAACTATGAATTCCTTCAGTGGCGACCTCATGGAACATCAGGGAACGGTATCCTAGTATGTTTCAGATTAGATACGTACGATTAATTAAACACCATATggaaagaagtgaaaaggagagCCACTAACGGTTTAGTACTAAATGGCCAACGTATTGTGCTGAAGGAGTTTCTGTTCTCCCTCTGAAAAACTGACCCGCTAAGTGAAAGCACAGTAATAGTAGATAAACTGTTTCTGAATGAATGCCAGACATAAACCGATATTGTGTAACTTCTAATACACATCATGTTTATTTTACGTGTTCCTGAAAAGTTTTATNNNNNNNNNNNNNNNNNNNNNNNNNNNNNNNNNNNNNNNNNNNNNNNNNNNNNNNNNNNNNNNNNNNNNNNNNNNNNNNNNNNNNNNNNNNNNNNNNNNNNNNNNNNNNNNNNNNNNNNNNNNNNNNNNNNNNNNNNNNNNNNNNNNNNNNNNNNNNNNNNNNNNNNNNNNNNNNNNNNNNNNNNNNNNNNNNNNNNNNNNNNNNNNNNNNNNNNNNNNNNNNNNNNNNNNNNNNNNNNNNNNNNNNNNNNNNNNNNNNNNNNNNNNNNNNNNNNNNNNNNNNNNNNNNNNNNNNNNNNNNNNNNNNNNNNNNNNNNNNNNNNNNNNNNNNNNNNNNNNNNNNNNNNNNNNNNNNNNNNNNNNNNNNNNNNNNNNNNNNNNNNNNNNNNNNNNNNNNNNNNNNNNNNNNNNNNNNNNNNNNNNNNNNNNNNNNNNNNNNNNNNNNNNNNNNNNNNNNNNNNNNNNNNNNNNNNNNNNNNNNNNNNNNNNNNNNNNNNNNNTCGTGGATccatgatatggaaccaactgccttttgatatcagaaacattcaaaacataaatacactcaaaaggaaattaaaggaacatctattaaatcaccaatgacatcaggtttctaaatataagaatagacaagacttatatgtatcaccattgattctatgtttaacttttatttatttgtactgtaacatcactatgtatataataggaataaccattgtaacaaat encodes the following:
- the LOC113808865 gene encoding uncharacterized protein, which encodes MKFAVAALVCLAAAVVAHADPEPHKYHHYPYHRYYHHPHHIEPLKGDGVAKHPGGGTSFVAPQVHGLGKRSADPEPAADPEPVADPDPSKSYSYKVVHHGYPHYGYHHGYRYPYYGYRYSHHYGYPYTYHKHHKRSADPEPEAEPHYRYYGHPHYYKGYYHGYPYTYPYYAGYRYRYRG